A stretch of the Ascaphus truei isolate aAscTru1 chromosome 4, aAscTru1.hap1, whole genome shotgun sequence genome encodes the following:
- the MRPL57 gene encoding large ribosomal subunit protein mL63, which produces MFLTNILFRKGIPGKQWIGKYRRPRQVTWQMKAALLKRLEVEAANEYWLSRPYMTKEQEYGHAAERSLQRWQAIKSSRLAKFPDHKYLGEHLDHLNVTKKWNMS; this is translated from the coding sequence ATGTTCCTGACTAATATACTTTTTCGAAAAGGAATTCCTGGTAAACAATGGATTGGAAAATACAGACGGCCCCGACAAGTCACCTGGCAGATGAAGGCGGCGTTGCTAAAGCGGCTGGAAGTCGAAGCGGCAAATGAATACTGGTTAAGTCGGCCGTATATGACCAAGGAGCAGGAGTACGGCCACGCTGCAGAGAGAAGCCTTCAAAGATGGCAGGCCATAAAAAGCTCGCGACTAGCAAAGTTCCCTGATCACAAATATTTGGGAGAGCACTTGGATCATTTAAATGTGACCAAAAAATGGAATATGTCTTGA